GGTGAAATGAGGTGTGGAGGATGGTGGAGGCAGACgtggtgtttggagactgagaggtCTGTGGGGTTTGTGTCCTGGTGTGAGTGGTAGAGGAGGTCTGGACCCCAGGGCTCTTAGTTAGTGTATTGTTGGGTGTGGTTGTGATGTTCGTGGACAGAGATGAGGTGTTTTGTGGTTGTGTGGAGGAGGTGATGTGTGTCAGGGAGGCAGGGGACGTTGTGGCACTCATGAAGGACCTGTGGGAGGCACTGGTGGACGTAGTCTTCAGTGGTGAGGTGTACGAGGGTCCAGGGGCCCTTACTATGGCGTTTGAAAAACCAGTGTCCATTGAACTAGTTTCGGACTCTTCCGAGGGGACCTCTGGTCTGGGTGGGCTGCTGATGGTCTGTGTAGTTGGTGTGGGAGGTGGGGTGGACAGTGTGGAACTCACAGAGGTAAGTGAGGTCCAGGGACCTGTAGGAATGGGAAACAGGATGGTGTCTTTTAGGGGCACGTGTGAGAGGTGAAAGGAGGTGTGGACAGTGGTGGAGACAGACgtggtgtttggagactgagaggtCTGTGGGGTTTGTGTCCTGGTGTGAGTGGTAGAGGAGGTCTGGACCCCAGGGCTCTTAGTTAGTGTATTGTTGGGTGTGGTTGTAATGTTGGTGGACAGAGATGAGGTGTTTTTGGGTTGTGCGGAGGAGGTGATGTGTGTCAGGGAGGCAGGGGACGTTGTGGCACTGATGAAGGACCTGTGGGAAGCACTCGTGGACGTAGTCTTCAGTGGTGAGGTGTACGAGGGTCCACGGGCCCTTACTATGGCGTTTGAAAGACCAGTGTCCATTGAAGTAGTTTCGGACTCTTCCGAGGGGACCTCTGGTCTGGATGGGCTGCTGATGGTCTGTGTAGTTGGTGTGGGAGGTGGGGTGGACAGTGTGGAACTCACAGAGGTAAGTGAGGTCCAGGGACCTGTAGGAATGGGAAACAGGATGGTGTCTTTTGGGGGCAGGTGTGAGAGGTGAAAGGAGGTGTGGACAGTGGTGGAGACAGACgtggtgtttggagactgagaggtCTGTGGAGTTTGTGTCCTGGTGTGTGTGGTAGAGGAGGTCTGGACCCCAGAGCTCTTAGTTAGTGTATTGTTGGGTGTGGTTGTGATGTTCGTGGACAGAGATGAGGTGTTTTGTGGTTGTGTGGAGGAGGTGAGGTGTGTCAGGGAGGCAGGGGACGTTGTGGCACTCATGAAGGACCTGTGGGAGGCACTGGTGGACGTAGTCTTCAGTGGTGAGGTGTAGGAGGGTCCAGGGGCCCTTACTATGGTGTTTGAAAGACCAGTGTCCATTGAACTAGTTTCGGACTCTTCCGAGGGGACCTCTGGTCTGGATGGGCTGCTGATGGTCTGTGTAGTTGGTGTGGGAGGTGGGGTGGACATTGTGGAACTCACAGAGGTAAGTGAGGTCCAGGGACCTGTAGGAATGGGAAACAGGATGGTGTTTTGTAGGGGCAGGTCTGAGAGGTGAAAGGAGGTGTGGACAGTGGTGGAGACAGACgtggtgtttggagactgagaggtCTGTGGGGTTTGTGTCCTGGTGTGAGTGGTAGAGGAGGTCTGGGCCCCAGGGCTCTTAGTTTGTGTATTGTTGGGTGTGGTTGTCATGTTGGTGGACAGAGATGAGGTGTTTTGAGGTTGTGCGGAGGAGGTGAGGTGTGTCAGGGAGGCAGGGGACGTTGTGGGACTCATGAAGGACCTGTGGGAGGCACTCGTGGACGTAGTCTTCAGGGGTGAGGTGTAGGAGGGTCCAGGGGCCCTTACTATGGCATTTGAAAAACCAGTGTCCATTGAACTAGTTTGGGACTCTTCCGAGGGGACCTCTGGTCTGGATGGGCTGCTGATGGTCTGTGTAGTTGGTGTGGGAGGTGGGGTGGACAGTGTGGAACTCACAGAGGTAAGTGAGGTCCAGGGAACTGTAGGAATGGGAAACAGGATGGTGTCTTTTAGGGGCAGGTCTGAGAGGTGAAATGAGGTGTGGAGGATGGTGGAGGCAGACgtggtgtttggagactgagaggtCTGTGGGTTTTGTGTCCTGGTGTGAGTGGTAGAGGAGGTCTGGACCCCAGGGCTCTTAGTTAGTGTATTGTTGGGTGTGGTTGTGATGTTCGTGGACAGAGATGAGGTGTTTTGTGGTTGTGTGGAGGAGGTGATGTGTGTCAGGGAGGCAGGGGACGTTGTGGCACTCATGAAGGACCTGTGGGAGGCACTCGTGGACGTAGTCTTCAGGGGTGAGGTGTAGGAGGGTCCAGGGGCCCTTACTATGGCGTTTGAAAGACCAGTGTCCATTGAAGTAGTTTCGGACTCTTCCGAGGGGACCTCTGGTCTGGATGGGCTGCTGATGGTCTGTGTAGTTGGTGTGGGAGGTGGGGTGGACATTGTGGAACTCACAGAGGTAAGTGAGGTCCAGGGACCTGTAGGAATGGGAAACAGGATGGTGTTTTGTAGGGGCAGGTCTGAGAGGTGAAAGGAGGTGTGGACAGTGGTGGAGACAGACGTGGTGTTTGGAGACTTAGAGGTCTGTGGGGTTTGTGTCCTGGTGTGAGTGGTAGAGGAGGTCTGGACCCCAGGGCTCTTAGTTAGTGTATTGTTGGGTGTGGTTGTGATGTTCGTGGACAGAGATGAGGTGTTTTGTGGTTGTGTGGAGGAGGTGAGGTGTGTCAGGGAGGCAGGGGACGTTGTGGCACTCATGAAGGACCTGTGGGAGGCACTCGTGGACGTAGTCTTCAGGGGTGAGGTGTAGGAGGGTCCAGGGGCCCTTACTATGGCGTTTGAAAGACCAGTGTCCATTGAACTAGTTTGGGACTCTTCCGAGGGGACCTCTGGTCTGGATGGGCTGCTGATGGTCTGTGTAGTTGGTGTGGGAGGTGGGGTGGACAGTGTGGAACTCACAGAGGTAAGTGAGGTCCAGGGACCTGTAGGAATGGGAAACAGGATGGTGTCTTTTGGGGGCAGGTGTGAGAGGTGAAAGGAGGTGTGGACAGTGGTGGAGACAGACgtggtgtttggagactgagaggtCTGTGGGGTTTGTGTCCTGGTGTGAGTGGTAGAGGAGGTCTGGGCCCCAGGGCTCTTAGTTTGTGTATTGTTGGGTGTGGTTGTCATGTTGGTGGACAGAGATGAGGTGTTTTGAGGTTGTGTGGAGGAGGTGAGGTGTGTCAGGGAGGCAGGGGACGTTGTGGCACTCATGAAGGACCTGTGGGAGGCACTGGTGGACGTATTCTTCAGTGGTGAGGTGTACGAGGGTCCAGGGGCCCTTACTGTGGCATTTGAAAGACGAGTGTCCATTGAACTAGTTTCGGACTCTTCCGAGGGGACCTCTGGTCTGGATGGGCTGCTGATGGTCTGTGTAGTTGGTGTGGGAGGTGGGGTGGACAGTGTGGAACTCACAGAGGTAAGTGAGGTCCAGGGACCTGTAGGAATGGGAAACAGGATGGTGTTTTGTAGGGGCAGGTCTGAGAGGTGAAAGGAGGTGTGGACagtggtggagacagaggtggtatttggagactgagaggtCTGTGGGTTTTGTGTCCTGGTGTGTGTGGTAGAGGAGGTCTGGACCCCAGGGCTCTTAGTTAGTGTATTGTTGGGTGTGGTTGTGATGTTGGTGGACAGAGATAAGGTGTTTTGAGGTTGTGCGGAGGAGGTGAGGTGTGCCAGGGAGGCAGGGGACGTTGTGGGACTCATGAAGGACCTGTGGGAGGCAATGGTGGACGTAGTCTTCAGGGGTGAGGTGTAGGAGGGTCCAGGGGCCCTTACTATGGCGTTTGAAAGACCAGTGTCCATTGAACTAGTTTCGGACTCTTCCGAGGGGACCTCTGGTCTGGATGGGCTGCTGATGGTCTGTGTAGTTGGTGTGGGAGGTGGGGTGGACAGTGTGGAACTCACAGAGGTAAGTGAGGTCCAGGGACCTGTAGGAATGGGAAACAGGATGGTGTTTTGTAGGGGCAGGTCTGAGAGGTGAAAGGAGGTGTGGACAGTGGTGGAGACAGACgtggtgtttggagactgagaggtCTGTGGGGTTTGTGTCCTGGTGTGAGTGGTAGAGGAGGTCTGGGCCCCAGGGCTCTTAGTTTGTGTATTGTTGGGTGTGGTTGTGATGTTGGTGGACATAGATGAGGTGTTTTGTGGTTGTTTGGAGGAAGTGATGTGTGTCAGGGAGGCAGGGGACGTTGTGGCACTGATGAAGGACCTGTGGGAGGCACTCGTGGACGTAGTCTTCAGTGGTGAGGTGTAGGAGGGTCCAGGGGCCCTTACTATGGCGTTTGAAAGACGAGTGTCCATTGAACTAGTTTCGGACTTTTCCGAGGGGACCTCTGGTCTGGATGGGCTGCTGATGGTCTGTGTAGTTGGTGTGGGAGGTGGGGTGGACAGTGTGGAACTCACAGAGGTAAGTGAGGTCCAGGGACCTGTAGGAATGGGAAACAGGATGGTGTCTTTTAGGGGCAGGTGTGAGAGGTGCAAGGAGGTGTGGACAGTGGTGGAGGAAGACgtggtgtttggagactgagaggtCTGTGGGGTTTGTGTCCTGGTGTGAGTGGTAGAGGAGGTCTGGGCCCCAGGGCTCTTAGTTAGTGTATTGTTGGGTGTGGTTGTCATGTTGGTGGACAGAGATGAGGTGTTTTGAGGTTGTGTGGAGGAGGTGATGTGTGTCAGGGAGGCAGGGGACGTTGTGGCACTGATGAAGGACCTGTGGGAGGCACTGGTGGACGTAGTCTTCAGTGGTGAGGTGTACGAGAGCCCAGGGGCTCTTACTATGGCGTTTGAAAGACCAGTGTCCATTGAACTAGTTTCGGACTCTTCCGAGGGGACCTCTGGTCTGGATGGGCTGCTGATGGTCTGTTTAGTTGGTGTGGGAGGTGGGGTGGACATTGTGGAACTCACAGAGGTAAGTGAGGTCCAGGGAACTGTAGGAATGGGAAACAGGATGGTGTCTTTTAGGGGCAGGTCTGAGAGGTGAAATGAGGTGTGGAGGATGGTGGAGGCAGACgtggtgtttggagactgagaggtCTGTGGGGTTTGTGTCCTGGTGTGTGTGGTAGAGGAGGTCTGGACCCCAGGGCTCTTAGTTAGTGTATTGTTGGGTGTGGTTGTGATGTTCGTGGACAGAGATGAGGTGTTTTGTGGTTGTGCGGAGGAGGTGATGTGTGTCAGGGAGGCAGGGGACGTTGTGGCACTGATGAAGGACCTGTGGGAGGCACTCGTGGACGTAGTCTTCAGTGGTGAGGTGTAGGAGGGTCCAGGGGCCCTTACTATGGCGTTTGAAAGACCAGTGTCCATTGAACTAGTTTCGGACTCTTCCGAGGGGACCTCTGGTCTGGATGGGCTGCTGATGGTCTGTGTAGTTGGTGTGGGAGGTGGGGTGGACAGTGTGGAACTCACAGAGGTAAGTGAGGTCCAGGGACCTGTAGGAATGGGAAACAGGATGGTGTCTTTTGGGGGCAGGTGTGAGAGGTGAAAGGAGGTGTGGACAGTGGTGGAGACAGACgtggtgtttggagactgagaggtCTGTGGGGTTTGTGTCCTGGTGTGAGTGGTAGAGGAGGTCTGGGCCCCAGGGCTCTTAGTTTGTGTATTGTTGGGTGTGGTTGCGATGTTGGTGGACAGACATGAGGTGTTTTGTGGTTGTGTGGAGGAGGTGAGGTGTGTCAGGGAGGCAGGGGACGTTGTGGGACTCATGAAGGACCTGTGGGAGGCACTGGTAGACGTAGTCTTCAGTGGTGAGGTGTACGAGGGTCCAGGGGCCCTTACTATGGCGTTTGAAAGACCAGTGTCCATTGAACTAGTTTCGGACTCTTCCGAGGAGACCTCTGGCCTGGATGGGCTGCTGAGGCTCTGAGGAGTTGGTGTGAGACAACGGGTGGACAGTGGGGAAGCCCGAGAGGTCAGTGATGTCTGGGCACCGGGTGGAGTTGGATATGCGCTGGTGATCTGGACGGATGTTCCTGGGAGGGGAACGGAAGGGTGGGCCGTGTTGGAGGCAGACGCGGTGTTTGAAGACTGCGAGGTCCGTGAGGTTTGTGTACTGGTGTGAGTGGCAGAGGAGGTGTGGGCCACCGGGGTCCCCGTTTGTGTAttggtgggtgtgggtgtgatgTTGGTGGACAGGGGTGATGTGGGTTTGGGatgtggggaggaggaaaggtgtgacagggaggcaggggaggttGTGGAAGTGAGGAAGGACCTGTGGGAGGCACTGGTAGCCGTAGTGATCAGGGGAGAGGTGTAGGTGGGTCCAGTGGCCCTGACCACTGTGGTTGAAAGGGTGGGGGTCACTGAACTTGTGTCTGAGTTTTTAGAGGGGACCACTTCGCTGGGTGGGCTTATATGGCTAAGAGAAGTTTGTGTTGGAGAGGGGGTGGACAGTGTGGAGCCTAGAGCGGTCAGCGGCATCCTGAGACCAGTGGTCGTGTGAAACCCCCCTGTGAGGGTGTTTGAACTGTGCGGAGCGGCTGAGGTCACCGTGTTGGCCGTGTGCCGTGTGTTGATGGTGGTTCCATGTGGTTTGATGGAGGAGGCTGTGTTTTCTGTCCCGAGACTGGATGTGGCTGCTGTGGAGGGTTCTGTGTCATCGGCTTCTTGCTGTGGCGATGTTGTTCTGAGAGCACCCGGTGGCTGTGTGCTGCTGGTCCCAGGACTGCTGGTCGTTGTGAGCATTCCCTGGGGGGTTGGTGTCTCTGTGGATCAGGACAGGTGTCACCATTCAGTCCTCAACCCCAGCCTCCTGCTCTGTCTGGGGGCATGTCCCTGAGGGCTCGCTGGTGGGTGTTTGTGTTCGGTTTGTGTGACCCTGAGCACCTTTCCTGGTCACCTGTCTCTTTCTCTGGACCTCTGTGTTGGCTTGGAGGTGTGGTCCGTGTGTCCCCGTGGGTCTGCCGTCCTAAATGTGGCCCTCCTGTACCTTTTCGCAGTTCCCATGTCTGTGGGCGTCTTTCTGGCTCTGCcccctcctctctgcctctgtcctctgTCCCCTTGGGCTCGCTGTCCCTTGTTCTTGGACTTGCCTTTCTGCTCTCTCAGGGTGTGGCCCACCTGTGGCACCCTGTGACACGTGTGGCTGTGGGCAGCTGACCTCCCGGCCACCACTCACCTGGGCTGGGAAGTGTTCCTGGTCTTGAGCTTGGTGGGGCCTCCGTGGTTCTGGCTGTTGACTGAGCTGTGGACTTTGTGCCTTGGCTCTCGGGAGCTGCTGTGGCCTGTGTTATGGCTTCCGTCACCGTCAGTCCTGTGGGTGTCGACCTCCGTGTGGCTGTGAGGTCAGAGGTGGCTGCTGTCATTGGAGGTGATTTTGCCTAGCACTGCCACCCAGAGTGTCATCTGGTGTTCCCACCTGCATCTCATAGGCTTGTGCCTGAGTCCCTGCCCCTGTCCCTTGTGGAGTCTCCTTGGAGGAGCCCTGGCCTCTTGCCTCCCCCGGCCTTGCTCTTATGTCTTCCATCTCACTTCTGGAAATGATGGCCTCGTGGCAGTGGCCATAGGTCACGGGGGCTCTCTCTCTGCCTACTTTTGGTCAGCTGGGTGGACTAACGCTCTGTCCCCTCATAGTCCCAGGCAGCAGGAGGTCTGCTGTGTGTGGAGAGGTGGGACGCAGATGATACCCCTCCCCACACCCGCCAGACACTCCAGTGTCCCCTCCATGTTACCGCCTGAGGAGAGTGCCGATGGCATCCGTGTGGTCAAGAGTGTCCAGTCCTCAGTGGAGGCAGGGGTTGAGGGTTGGGCAGTGGGGTACGTAGCTATGGGTAGGGAGCTAGGCCCAGGGCTGGTGGTCCTGGAGGCCCCTGTGCTGGGCTGGACTTCTGTGGGTGGTGCACCTGCGTGGGGCAGACCTGCCCTCATGCACAGGCAGGGGCAGACCTGCACCCCCTTGAGTCTCGCCTTTTCCTGCCACCCAGCCCCATGGCCCCTGGGCTGGAGGGATGGAGTGTCAGGCCCAGGGGACGGCTGAGCCTCTGATGGCAGCATGGGCTCCGGGTGGGTCTTTTTGGGTGACTTACTGTTGAGTCCCTGCCTCATGCTCAGTGGCCGGTCCAGCAAGGGCTGAGTGGGCAGGACTATGGAGGTAAATTTTGCCCGCCCTCCCCCTGGGGACCTGGGGTTCACACTCGtgttccctgccccctcccctgctgGGCTAGTGTGTGGGCTCTCTGTTGGAGCCAGAAAGTCCCAGCCAGCACGCCACACCCTGTGGCAGCCAGTGAGCGCAGTCACCTGTGGTCGGCAGCAGCGGCAGGGTGGTGTTGGATGGCACTGTAAGAGGAGGGTGGTCAGATGCCACTGCCCGTGTGGCCCCCAGTCCTCGCCCAGGGGTTCCTTGAGCAGGGCCAGGCAGAGTTGTGTGCTCTTGGTGGCAGGGGCAGGGGAATGCAACCCCGGGCAGGGCGCTGAGCGGCCCGTCTcctcccgccctccctccctctgctcagCGGGCTTGGAGAAGCAAGCTGTTCGGCTGCTGGGGCCCAGTGGTATCTCTTGCTGAATGAATTAGATTCCCAGGAAGATTCCCACTGGGCTCCCCAATACCCTGTCAGGCCTGGGGGCTCTGCTCTGAGCTGGAGCTGGGTGAGGACGTCGTCTGTGGAGGAGACGGGGCCAGAGGCGTCTCGTGCTGTCCCTGTCTCTGCTGACTACAGCCACACTGCCTGTCTGTGGGAGTCTCAATACCTCAAGGGGCAGGGCCCTGAGGAGTGGGTGCTGGGGCTGGACAGCAGCTTGTGAGGGGCCTGGAGCACCAGGGCATCCCACATCTGTGGCCGGCAGACACACTGCCTGCCTGCGGCTGGACTTACTGCAGGGCACACAGGTCCCCGTGCGGTGGTCGAAGTACTCATCCTGGGAGCAGTTGTAGCAGCCTAGGGCAAAGAAGGGCCAGGCTCAGCACCAGCTGGCACCCAGCTCCCTGCCACCAGCAGGGTCCCCTGTGGCTCGACCCCTGCCTTCCTCTCACTTCACTCCCAGCTCGGAAACCCCCTTCCTGGGTACCAGGGCTCTGTCCTGGTGGCCACCTCGCTCTGGCCCTGGCCGAGCTGgctcccctcctgtccccttcccctcctgtccccttcccctcctgGGCTCTTCCCCTCTTGTCCCCTACCAGGCTGTGCCTGAGTGTCTTACTTCCTGGCCTGGTTTTCACGACACTCTGGCCAGAGTGGATGTCAGAGCAGTTTGTTTTCTGTGAGGCCCTGTCCCTAATCCCGCTCTGGGCCTGGGCATTGCTGAGTGAGCGTGTGTGTGGTGAATCCGTGACTGTGAGCAGGAGTGCGTGAAAGGCCAGGTGGAAGGGAGGAGACTGTGGGTGAAGGAGGCTGTGGGTGCCTGAAGGTGCGGTTTGGTGTGCGAGTGGGTGTGTGAGTATGAGCGTGcaaataattgtgtgtgtgtgtcagtgatGAGTGCACACATGAGGAAACAAGGTGCCTGTGCCCCCACCTTCGACATTCGTGTCTGGGAAGCTGTCCAGGCGGCCAGGGCAGAGGCAGGGCTGGTAGTGCCACGTGCAGTTGGCCTCCTGCGTGTACTGGAACTTGCCGTCGCCCACCTGCGAGTGGGTGTTGTAGAAGTCGCAGTAGATGGCTGGAGGAAAGGCAGTGGTCAGGCCACGTGGGAGGTCTGGGTTCGGGCCGGGCATGGCCCTGCAGGACTCAGGGCtactgggggtggggcagggcacTCACGGCAGAAGTCTGGGGCCCTCCAGTCCACGCACACGCCCTTGTCCAGGCAGGCCTTGGCGTAGGCGGCCACTGCGTCACACAGGCACTCACAGTCCCCACCCTTGTCGCACAGGCAGGCGTCCCGCACGCAGGCCTCGTAGTAGGGCATGCGGTAGAcctgcagggccagggccaggcctgtCTGTGCCGCTGCAGACCCGTGCTCAGCCACCCTGCCCTGCAGGCCTGCCCAGGTCAGTGCTGCAGAGGCTCGGCTGAGGCCACGAGGGAGGATTCTGATGGGCACTCCTGCTCCCAGAGACCGCCCCTGGGCCAGGGTCCCCCCGACCTGCCCCGTCCCCCTGGGCCAGGGTCCCCCGACCTGCCCCGTGCCTGTGCTCTTGGCTTAGCATCTGCAGCCCTGAGCTcctggcctcagcaacttttcGCTGGCCCCTGGGCCATGAGGACCCTCCTTTCTGTGCTTGCTAAGCCTGAGAACCCGAGTGTCCGGGTCCTGACCCTGGGCAGCCCCAGGTCTCCTCCCCTGACCAGGCTGCAGAGCGGGCTTTCCACCTGAATTCTGCTGACACTGTCGGAGGCCACCACCCTCTTCTGGAGGGCAGAGGCCTGGGGTGCTGCTAAGCACCCTGTAGCAGTCGGACCTCAGTGC
This portion of the Ictidomys tridecemlineatus isolate mIctTri1 chromosome 4, mIctTri1.hap1, whole genome shotgun sequence genome encodes:
- the LOC101967357 gene encoding uncharacterized protein LOC101967357, yielding MLGLWLLLLLPHGGALLSTDPTTGNTTDPNAEGSLQSTLEKGWCSSWGDGHFSTFDHHAYDFLGTCNYIFAASCKGASPTFSIQLRRGADGNISRIIVELGSSVVTVNKTTVSIKDIGVVSLPYTSQGLQITPYGQSVQLVAKQVELELVVMWGPDAHLMVLVERKYMGQMCGLCGNFDGKTDNEFLSEDGTLLEPYKYAALQKLDDPNEICTFEAIPRPPVLQATHVGICTELLTQVSPECDVPKKPLVLSCQVDMATCAQPGQQNCSCATLSEYSRRCSMAHRPVSNWRGPGLCSVGQCPANQVYQECGTACIRTCSNPQHSCSSPCTFGCFCPKGMVLNDLSNNHTCVPVSQCPCLLNGVAYSPGEVVRAACQSCQCTMGHWTCTGQPCPGHCSLEGGSFVTTFDARPYRFHGTCTYILLQSPQLPNKGTLMAVYDKSGYSHSETSLVAIIYLSGQDKIVISEDEVTNNGDTKWLPYQTRNITIFRQTSTHLQMATTFGLEIVVQRQPVFQVYITLGPQFRGQTRGLCGNFNGNTTDEFTSSAGIDEGTAALFVDSWRAGNCPAALEREIDPCSMSQLNKMYAETHCSVLLKKDGVFEKCHAVLDPKPFYKRCVYQACNYEETFPHICAALGAYVHACSSQAVLLGDWRDSVDNCTIPCTGNRTFSQQSQACDHTCLSLSNREVECHPSAVPVDGCNCPDGTYLDHRNECVRKAQCPCLLESHKFILAGQSTMVNGIICHCINGRLSCPGQSQVFLASCPAPKTFQSCSQSSEDKFGAACAPTCQMLATGITCVPTKCEPGCVCPEGFYEDTSGQCVLPGQCPCDFAGVSYPGGAVLRTDCKNCTCSQGKWTCQQSAHCPSTCTLYGEGHIITFDGQRFVFNGNCKYTLATDDCGANSQPSFKILVENVVCGKSGATCSRAIQILLGGLTITMADRNYSISGENSQVHVLVKPSSLNLVLDVDIPNRLNMTLVWNKHMSVSIRVHRASQDALCGLCGNCNGNMKDDFETRSKYVASNELEFVNSWKESPLCSDASYAEDPCSLNPFRRPWAERKCSIIHSQTFTACHSKVYRMPYYEACVRDACLCDKGGDCECLCDAVAAYAKACLDKGVCVDWRAPDFCPIYCDFYNTHSQVGDGKFQYTQEANCTWHYQPCLCPGRLDSFPDTNVEGCYNCSQDEYFDHRTGTCVPCSKSSRRQAVCLPATDVGCPGAPGPSQAAVQPQHPLLRALPLEVLRLPQTGTTRRSTPTGLTVTEAITQATAAPESQGTKSTAQSTARTTEAPPSSRPGTLPSPETPTPQGMLTTTSSPGTSSTQPPGALRTTSPQQEADDTEPSTAATSSLGTENTASSIKPHGTTINTRHTANTVTSAAPHSSNTLTGGFHTTTGLRMPLTALGSTLSTPSPTQTSLSHISPPSEVVPSKNSDTSSVTPTLSTTVVRATGPTYTSPLITTATSASHRSFLTSTTSPASLSHLSSSPHPKPTSPLSTNITPTPTNTQTGTPVAHTSSATHTSTQTSRTSQSSNTASASNTAHPSVPLPGTSVQITSAYPTPPGAQTSLTSRASPLSTRCLTPTPQSLSSPSRPEVSSEESETSSMDTGLSNAIVRAPGPSYTSPLKTTSTSASHRSFMSPTTSPASLTHLTSSTQPQNTSCLSTNIATTPNNTQTKSPGAQTSSTTHTRTQTPQTSQSPNTTSVSTTVHTSFHLSHLPPKDTILFPIPTGPWTSLTSVSSTLSTPPPTPTTQTISSPSRPEVPSEESETSSMDTGLSNAIVRAPGPSYTSPLKTTSTSASHRSFISATTSPASLTHITSSAQPQNTSSLSTNITTTPNNTLTKSPGVQTSSTTHTRTQTPQTSQSPNTTSASTILHTSFHLSDLPLKDTILFPIPTVPWTSLTSVSSTMSTPPPTPTKQTISSPSRPEVPSEESETSSMDTGLSNAIVRAPGLSYTSPLKTTSTSASHRSFISATTSPASLTHITSSTQPQNTSSLSTNMTTTPNNTLTKSPGAQTSSTTHTRTQTPQTSQSPNTTSSSTTVHTSLHLSHLPLKDTILFPIPTGPWTSLTSVSSTLSTPPPTPTTQTISSPSRPEVPSEKSETSSMDTRLSNAIVRAPGPSYTSPLKTTSTSASHRSFISATTSPASLTHITSSKQPQNTSSMSTNITTTPNNTQTKSPGAQTSSTTHTRTQTPQTSQSPNTTSVSTTVHTSFHLSDLPLQNTILFPIPTGPWTSLTSVSSTLSTPPPTPTTQTISSPSRPEVPSEESETSSMDTGLSNAIVRAPGPSYTSPLKTTSTIASHRSLDLTYLCEFHNVHPTSHTNYTDHQQPIQTRGPLGRVRNYFNGHWSFKRHSKGPWTLLHLTPEDYVHESLDLTYLCEFHNVHPTSHTNYTDHQQPIQTRGPLGRVRN